Proteins from one Setaria italica strain Yugu1 chromosome V, Setaria_italica_v2.0, whole genome shotgun sequence genomic window:
- the LOC101757848 gene encoding snurportin-1, with protein sequence MAPPPEPRRPYKRPAISDQQRRRELALQAQSSRRADAQARARALASSLLTTPTPPAAAHRHEEEDEHEEEEQEHTVADVAAVASKLRGSEARRWFARQIMLPEWMVDAPPHLASDWHVFARPSGKRCLVVSSNGMTISRARNGSILHRFPSALPNGSKRDISGPASSYSILDCIFHEPDQTYYIIDMICWRGYSLYDCTAEFRFFWVNSKLTETSAGDPPSTYHRYRFSAVPIYECTLEGLQAAYSGSTPYVKDGLLFYNKHAHYQAGITPLTLVWKDETCSQYVIDTDGKGEIPNEQHLVLELQEDGKLVTSDDPPVVFGSLDNEFIQKSNLRAGNLLRFAVRDESVKLVDGKMQIGELQFVGKPNRARAFADSHSKALFQYAARRAPLRIDDLVASIQSNNMELESTDVEMQD encoded by the exons atggcgccgccgcccgaaccCCGGCGCCCGTACAAGCGCCCGGCCATCTCCgaccagcagcgccgccgcgagctCGCCCTCCAGGCGCAGTCCTCCCGGCGTGCCGACGCCCaggcgcgcgcccgcgccctcgcCAGCTCCCTCCTCACCACCCCGACCCCTCCTGCGGCCGCCCATCGCCACGAAGAGGAGGACgagcatgaggaggaggagcaggagcacaCCGTCGCCGACGTCGCTGCGGTCGCATCCAAGCTCCGCGGCTCCGAAGCGCGCCGGTGGTTCGCTCGCCAGATCATGCTCCCGGAGTGGATGGTCGACGCCCCGCCCCACCTTGCCAGCGACTG GCATGTTTTTGCCAGGCCTTCTGGGAAACGATGCTTGGTTGTGTCTTCCAATGGCATGACAATTAGCAGGGCGCGAAACGGATCAATCCTTCACCGGTTCCCTTCTGCTCTACCAAATGGATCAAAGAGAGACATATCTGGCCCAGCAAGCTCCTACTCCATACTCGATTGCATTTTTCATGAG CCTGATCAAACATACTATATCATTGACATGATTTGTTGGCGTGGCTATTCACTGTATGATTGCACTGCCGAGTTCAGGTTTTTTTGGGTAAACTCTAAGCTCACAGAAACTTCAGCTGGTGATCCTCCATCAACATACCATCGATATAGATTCAGTGCTGTCCCAATATATGAGTGCACTCTTGAGGGTCTTCAAGCAGCTTACTCTGGGAGCACACCTTATGTCAAAGATGGCTTGCTGTTTTACAACAA GCATGCACATTATCAAGCTGGCATCACACCCCTTACACTAGTATGGAAAGATGAAACTTGTAGCCAATATGTTATTGATACTGACGGCAAAGGAGAAATTCCAAATGAGCAGCAC CTTGTGTTGGAATTGCAAGAGGATGGAAAGCTAGTAACATCTGACGACCCTCCAGTCGTGTTTGGTAGCTTGGACAACGAATTCATACAGAAG TCAAACCTGCGAGCAGGGAATCTTCTCCGCTTTGCTGTAAGAGACGAGAGTGTGAAACTTGTTGATGGAAAGATGCAGATTGGTGAGCTGCAGTTTGTTGGAAAGCCAAATCGTGCTCGTGCTTTCGCTGACAGCCATTCGAAA GCTTTGTTCCAGTATGCTGCAAGGCGTGCTCCTCTGAGAATTGATGATCTGGTTGCTTCCATTCAATCAAACAATATGGAACTTGAATCCACAGATGTTGAAATGCAAGATTAA